A portion of the Bacteroides faecium genome contains these proteins:
- a CDS encoding CHAT domain-containing protein, translating to MVLIKRFVGSLCFLAITYNATAQKSIWSEPLIKEGVERIQRLEKTSNDSLLYARELFSLAQYCQRRNMYKQGEELSQLSIQILEAKLATTQQETENIHLYKDLINIYTFVGNNKLGHKRDVIPSGMIESVSAVNYTQSIVIRALELTQKGIETGNKSLLKEAEDLYASISDNWDRASLYCWETGNFKEAIYYLTQALKSKRSEKERTLIENRLKALTLLADSSSTGDQYLKIAEQMYHPISLAEILYNQRLPDYFKMFRSSAHKYEMEGNLQKTSDVYHRILELLTSNIEKDLPYLLPAERSNLWDILKPCYEEMEFFMCDNMICGTWEEISELLYESQLLKKELFTTVSYKLQETISTVQDSYAFQLQQQIEKLRFSEKAFRNPSQNNYIQKLENEITVRNMEYVLTDYLKKKYPAKYSWHHEWREIAASLSPKEAVVDIVSLPVSYNFIDRIYIAIAFTAKDTLPQLIPLTTKSSLHQLFVHNKLYSRLWQPIEKVISGCEHIYLSLDGDLSQIPFADLHNGRQYISEKYILHHLLYTGDIPFIKSQRDNLVHKHRDIFFFGGAKFNIQPEDDNRKKLRGQGFAYLPGTVEEINSISQLLSNQWRIHKYIGEKANESSFKQLSNQSLSGAVLHVATHGFHLEYNDSIQSTAIHHNGESGYKDPLMRTGFILTGANKNWIEELPLNDENDGILTALEISSMNLPGIDLAVLSTCHSAQGEIRDGEGNFGLQRAFRLAGVRSMIISLSEIPDKETVEFMTGFYRYWQQGMSKSEAFTKIQREMIGKYRYEPQKWAGFILVE from the coding sequence ATGGTTTTAATCAAACGTTTTGTCGGAAGCTTATGCTTCCTGGCAATTACTTACAATGCAACTGCACAAAAGTCTATATGGAGCGAACCTCTAATAAAAGAAGGGGTGGAACGTATCCAACGATTGGAAAAAACATCCAATGACAGCTTATTGTATGCGCGTGAGTTGTTCTCGCTTGCTCAATATTGTCAACGTAGAAATATGTATAAGCAAGGAGAAGAGTTATCTCAATTATCTATTCAGATATTAGAAGCTAAATTAGCAACAACACAACAGGAAACTGAAAACATACATTTATATAAAGATTTAATAAATATATACACATTTGTAGGAAATAACAAACTAGGACATAAGAGGGACGTGATTCCCAGTGGAATGATTGAATCAGTTTCAGCCGTGAACTATACTCAATCAATAGTCATAAGAGCCTTAGAATTAACACAAAAAGGAATTGAGACCGGAAACAAGTCTTTACTAAAAGAAGCTGAAGATTTGTACGCGAGTATATCTGACAACTGGGATAGAGCAAGTCTCTACTGCTGGGAAACCGGGAATTTCAAAGAAGCCATTTATTATCTAACCCAGGCACTGAAATCTAAAAGAAGCGAAAAAGAGCGTACATTGATTGAAAACAGATTGAAAGCGTTGACTTTATTAGCAGATTCTTCTTCAACAGGAGATCAGTATCTGAAAATTGCCGAGCAAATGTATCACCCGATATCCCTTGCAGAAATTTTATATAACCAAAGGTTACCGGATTATTTTAAGATGTTCAGGAGTTCTGCACACAAATATGAAATGGAAGGAAATCTCCAAAAAACGTCTGATGTTTATCATCGAATACTGGAATTGCTTACATCGAATATAGAAAAGGATTTGCCCTATTTACTACCGGCTGAACGTAGTAATTTGTGGGATATTTTAAAACCTTGTTACGAAGAAATGGAATTCTTTATGTGCGACAATATGATATGCGGGACATGGGAAGAAATATCGGAACTGCTTTATGAGAGCCAACTACTGAAAAAGGAACTATTTACAACCGTATCCTATAAGCTTCAAGAAACGATATCCACAGTACAAGATAGTTATGCGTTTCAACTGCAACAGCAGATAGAAAAATTACGTTTCAGTGAAAAGGCTTTCAGAAATCCTTCGCAGAATAATTATATTCAGAAATTAGAAAACGAAATCACGGTGCGTAATATGGAATATGTATTAACTGATTATCTGAAAAAGAAATATCCGGCTAAATACTCATGGCATCACGAATGGAGAGAAATAGCAGCTTCACTTTCACCGAAAGAAGCGGTAGTCGACATTGTCAGTTTACCTGTATCCTATAATTTTATTGATAGAATATATATAGCTATTGCATTTACCGCCAAAGATACACTTCCTCAGTTAATCCCTCTGACCACAAAATCAAGTTTGCACCAATTGTTTGTTCATAATAAACTGTATTCCCGATTATGGCAACCGATTGAAAAAGTAATATCAGGATGCGAACATATTTATCTGTCATTAGATGGTGATTTAAGTCAAATACCCTTTGCCGACTTACATAATGGACGACAGTATATCTCCGAAAAATATATTCTTCATCATTTATTATACACCGGAGATATTCCTTTCATAAAATCGCAGAGAGATAATCTGGTGCATAAACACAGAGATATTTTCTTTTTTGGTGGAGCAAAATTCAATATACAGCCCGAAGATGATAACCGGAAAAAATTGCGTGGACAAGGATTTGCCTATTTGCCAGGTACAGTAGAAGAAATCAATAGTATAAGCCAGCTCCTTTCCAACCAATGGAGAATCCACAAATATATTGGAGAAAAGGCCAATGAATCTTCATTCAAGCAACTCTCCAATCAATCTTTGTCAGGAGCTGTTCTACATGTGGCAACTCATGGTTTCCATCTAGAATACAATGATTCGATACAAAGTACCGCCATACATCATAATGGAGAAAGCGGATATAAAGACCCTCTTATGCGCACAGGCTTTATTTTAACCGGTGCTAATAAAAACTGGATTGAAGAGCTTCCCTTAAATGACGAAAATGACGGAATACTTACAGCACTGGAAATCTCATCTATGAATCTGCCAGGTATTGATCTTGCTGTTCTTTCTACTTGCCATTCCGCACAAGGAGAAATTCGTGATGGCGAGGGGAATTTTGGGTTGCAACGTGCTTTCCGCTTGGCAGGGGTACGTTCTATGATTATTAGCCTGTCGGAAATACCGGATAAAGAAACAGTAGAGTTTATGACCGGATTTTATCGGTATTGGCAGCAAGGGATGAGCAAATCAGAGGCTTTCACGAAAATACAACGAGAAATGATTGGTAAATACAGGTATGAGCCTCAAAAATGGGCTGGCTTTATATTAGTTGAATAA